From Sporolactobacillus pectinivorans:
CTGGAAAGCTGAAACTGTTCATTAATTTTCACAGCTTTACTAATATCTATCGACCCGTCCGGTTTTTCGGATGTATAGTTCAATTCGCACAGTGCAGAATGGCCCGTACCGGCATTATTCCATTCGTTCGAGCTTTCTTCCCCCGCGTTGGCGAGTTTCTCAAACACTTTGATTTCCCATTCAGGTGATAGCGCTTTCATCAATGACCCTAAAGTCGCACTCATGATTCCGGCACCAATTAAAATAACGTCTGTTTTTTTCTGAATACGGCCCACTGTCATCTTCGTCATCCCCTTTATTTACGCAAAAGAGCAGGCGCTGCCTAGGAGCACATTTTTTCTGACTCAATAATTATCTTATCAAAGTCTATTATAATGATTTATCCGTTCAAATAGCTACCACAAGGGCTAGGCACAAATATAAATTCAGACTTCATCATCAAAGTAACGTGTGAGCTGAACTTTGAACGGGACATACTTGTCAACAAAAATGAATATGACAAAGATCAGCAATGTTTGACGCCTGGACGTCAAAGAGCCTACCTGCTTTATTTTTCCCAACCCAAACAATCCAAAACCCGAGAGTCAAGGGTTGAAAAGTACATGCCGGAAATCCTTAGTGGAAAGGGATTAAATGATTAATCTATTCGATGAGAAAATACATCCAGAACGGATTATTATATTTTCAACAGAATGAACGCTGTGTGCTGCGGCGCATCACAGGAACCGGCTTTTTCCATTCAGTATGATATCACCTTAAGAAAAAAGAGTGCCACTCAGGCACTCTTTTTTGATCTCCGGTATCGTTTCAAGAAAAACACGATCACAAAGCCAAGAAATTTCGGTCGATGAGATCGTATTCGTCCTTTGAGAGGTTGACTTCAGATGACTGCACAATTCCCGGAACCTGACCGGCATTACGGGCGCCGGGAATCACTGCGGTCAAATCAGGATTGGCCAAATACCACGCCAGCACGATCTGGAGCACGTCAACATGATGCCGGCGTGCAATCGGACGGAGCGTATCAACCGCCTCCATCGTGCTTTGGAACGATTTGCCCGTGAATTTCTCATTTTTGCTGCGCGGATCATTTTCAGCAAAAGTCGAATCCTTTGTGTACTTGCCGGTAAGCAAACCTGACTCAAGCGGGAAGTACGGTACAAAAGAAATGTGCGCGTCTCTCAAATACGGAAATAACTTTTCTTCCTCATCGCGGTGAATCAGGCTGTAGTAATTCTCGACAACATCAACATAACCATCCCGATTCGCTTCCTTAACCTGCTCAAGCGTGAAGTTGGAAATACCAATCGCCCGTATTTTCCCTGCCTCTCGCAGTTCCTGAAGAGCGCCGACTGCCTCACTTTTTGGCGTCTTTTCATCGGGAAAATGAATATAGAAAATATCGATATAATCTGTTTTCAATCGTTGGAGCGCATCATCCACCGATTTTTTCAGAAATTGCGGTTCATTATTCAGTACCATTTCACCGCTTGAGAAGTCATGAGCGGCTTTGTCGGCAATGATCACTTGATCCCTCGGAAAATCGGCAATAACCTCGCCGATTAATTCCTCGGAGCGCCCTTTTCCATACATAAAGGCCGTATCGAGCAATTGAATTCCCGATTCAAGAGCAGCACGAACCGTCTCCAGGCCGTCTGACTCCGATAAATTGGGAAACAAATTGTGTCCGCCGACTTTGTTTGTGCCTAGTCCAAGTGATGTTGTCTCGACCTGGCTTTTTCCGACTTTAATCCTATCCATCAATATGCCCCCTCAATAATACTTCATCCCTATGAATATATCACAGCAACTGATAAAAATCCGTTTTTGTGCTTGATCCATAGGTACATTAATCAAGGAGCTTTCATGCCACGAACATGAAGAGATCACCCGTCTTTTGGAATTCTTCCTAACCTGTTTTATACACAAGAAACTCTCAGGGTGGTCGAAACCCGATTGAATATCGGGTTTCGACCACCGAACAAGTGGCTTAATAAGACTGTCCAACTTTTGGGGTTCGGATCATGTCAGTACTTTAATATCTTTTTCACTTTATCACTGCTAATTCTTTGTTTTTAAATATTTGACAATCGCAATATATCTCGCGTAGACAAGTGTATTGATAACGGATGTACTGAAAAGTTCTGAGATCTGTTCAAAGATGAATGGCAGCAAGTCCAACTCTTACCACGTATTTTTACAAAAATACAAATCTATTCAAAATCATCATTTTAAAAAAGATACTGTGCAGTAACTGATCGGCTGGCACTTGAAATCTCTTCTACGGGCCCTTCATAAATAATCTCACCGCCACGAGAACCGCCGTCCGGACCAATATCAATAATCCAATCTGCGCTGCGCATAACGTCAGTATTATGTTCAATCACGAGAACCGTATTCCCTTTACCTGCCAGATCATTAATAATACGAATGATGTTTTCAATGTCAGAAGTGTGTAACCCAGTTGTTGGCTCATCAAGGATATAAATATTCCCCTTTTTGTCCAATTCTTTTGCAATCTTCAGGCGCTGACTTTCACCACCAGAAAGGGTGTCAAGTGGTTGTCCTAACGATAGATAACCCAAACCAACATTTTGAACATTAGCTAATTTGGAACTAATTTTTGAATCATTGAAAAAGTCAAAGGCTTCTTCAATCGTCATATCCATAATCTCAACAATATTTCTGCCCTTTAGCTTGTGGGAAAGAACTTTAGGATCATAACGAGTACCATGACACAGCGAACATTCAACTTCGGAATTATCCATGAAAGCCAAATTTAATTCAATCACACCTTTACCACCGCATTTCGGACAAGCACCCGTCGAGTTGTAACTAAACAATCCCTCACTAACCTGATTGTGCTGAGCAAACAACTTGCGAATCTCATCCATAATGCCTGTATAGGTGGCGGAATTAGACCGATTATTTGCGTGCAGGGCACTTTGACTGATCCTGACGGCTTCCGGAAATTGTTTCGCAAAGACCTGTTCCACTAACGTACTCTTACCAGAGCCAGCAACGCCTGTAATGACTGTAAATAAACCAACCGGAACCGTCAAACTGATGTTTTTCAAGTTGTGTAAGGAGCTTGGCTGACTGCTCATAAATTGTTTGGGTTGCCGCGGGGTATCATTAAATGGCAATCTGTGCGTTAAGTATTTACCAGTCAACGTATCCGATTTTAATAATTCTGGAAAGGTGCCAGTGAACATAATTTCACCGCCATGAATCCCAGCGTTAGGACCAACATCCACCACGAAATCCGCGATTTTAATCACATCGGGATCATGCTCCACCACAATAACGGTGTTTCCTTTGTCACGTAGTTTCAATAGTAAATCATTCAGTCGATGAACATCTCTTGGATGAAGCCCGGTACTTGGTTCATCCAAAATGTAAATTAAGTCAGTTAAACTATTTGACAAATATTTAACCGTTTTGACTCGCTGCGATTCACCACCCGAAAGTGTTGTCGTCTCACGCGTTAAGTTTAAATAGTCCAACCCAATTTCAATCAAATCGCCAATACGCTTTTTAATATCAGCAATGATCGGCGCCATGCGCTCGTCGTCAAATTGATCTAAGGTATGATCTAATTCATCCAGTTGCATATTGGTGAGTTCAAAAACATTTAAGCCGTTGATTTTTGAATCCAAAACTTGTTGATTATATCGCTGGCCATGGCACATATCGCAAGCTGCCATTTCTGTAAAACTTTCAATTTTTTTCTTATTTGCTGCGGTCATTTCTTTATTGGCCTTAATGTTGAGACGAAAGAACTGCTTCGCAATCCCCTCATAATTGATCTTGCGTTTTACGCCATTAAAATCGACAGTGATTTTTTCCTCGCCATTCAGAAATAGATCCATTTCGGCTTCATTAAAATCTTTAATGGGTTTCTCGTTATCAAACAACCCCGAATTCAATATCACTTGGAGATAAAACGATCCCTTTGAGTAGCCAGGCAATTGGATTGCCCCTTGTGCAATTGATTTTTCGCGATCAACGGCCTTATCCAGCTTTAAAACATAACTTCGCCCAATCCCCTGGCACTTAGGACACATCCCCGCCGGATCGTTAAATGAAAATGCGTTGCTGCCGCCACCGTAATGCGGCTGACCGAAACGCGAGAATAACAGGCGGAAGAGGGGGTTAATATCACTAATTGTGCCTAAAGTAGAACGGGCGTTACCGCCAAGCGGTTTCTGGTCAATAATAATGGCAGTCGAAAGATTGTGAATGTCATCAACATCGGGCCGCTTATAGTGTGGTAAAAACGTACGAACAAAGCTGTTATAGGTACTGTTCCACTGCCGACCGGCTTCCTGGGCAATCGTGTCAAAGACAATCGACGATTTACCGGACCCCGAAACCCCGGTGAACACGGTTAGCTTGTTTTTCGGAATCTTTAAGCTCACACTTTTGAGATTATTTTCACGATCATTAACAATTTCAATAAATTGATTATTGGCCATGGAGACCTCCAGTGAATTATTTTTATGGACGACCCAAAAGCTGCGGGAAGCTAAAACGCCAAGTCAGGACTAAAGTCCATAAATAAGGGACACGACACTAAGCGTTTTAGCCTACTTTCTAACGACCGGAATCCAAATCTCACCGCTTACTTTGCCATCGATTTCGCTCGTTTTCACCGATGTGTTTGGACCGCCAACATAAGCAAAATCAGTCACGTTACTCAAGACTTCACCAAAGGCAGCACCTTCTAATTGACCAAATAATTGTCCTTCATTGTCGGCTGAACCGGCAATGACCAGATATTCACCGGCGGGGAATTGAATCGCGCGGGAATCTTTGCCATCGGGCAGCTCAGCGTTACTTTGAACACCGGAGTAATACCACATCTCATTATTAACGGCTTCATTGACTGCAAATTCTAAGTCGTTATCCGCCAAATTTTTTAACTGATCCCAGCGACCGTCATTGATTACCGTCTGCCACCAAGCCGCTTTAGCAGCAGGGATTTGTGCGTAGTCGCCTGGCAGCCTTGTACCATAACCTAAAACAGTGAATGCTTCTTTTGTTTGAATTTCGTAAGCTGACATGTTTGTTATCTCCTTTAGTTTGATATACTTAGTGTAAAACTTAATCATGTCAAAAAATGATACCTTTTAAAAGGAAATTAAAAAATGAAAAGAACTGAACGTTTAAATACAATGATGCGTTACATGAATAACCGGCAATTCTTTACGATCAGCGAATTGATGCGTGAGTTTGCCATTTCGCGCTCGACGGCGATTCGTGATGTGCACGATATTGAAGCATTAGGAATGCCACTCGTGACAGAAGTTGGCCGTGATGGTGGTTATTCGATCATGCCAAATCAATTACTGCCGGCTGTGCAATTTACAAACGATGAGCTCAAAGCATTATTTATCGCTTTTTTAGGAACAGCTAATCAACAACTGCCCTATTTACAAAATCGTAAAACGTTAAGTGAAAAACTATTGGCCATTGCCTCAACCGGGCAACAAGACGAATTAATTGAGTTAAAGCACTTGCTGCAATTTGCAAACACCAACCCCAATAATGCCGACTTGCTGGAACTGACCGATTTTGCCACACCAATGCTTAAAACGGTACTCGAACTCGCACTAAGGAGTCGCTATCTCATATTTGATTACCAAAAGCCGCACGATGGGCAGATGACGCGACACGTGTACCTGTTAAATTTTTTCAATCGCAATGCAAATTGGTACGCAGTAACTTTTGATTTTTTGCGCCGAGAGCAGCGGACATTTCGAGTTGACCGTATTCAAGCTGCGCGTTTAGATGATCAGGCATCAATGCCGCAAAAACAACTCGCTGCGCTATTAAAGCTTAGCCGCCCTGAACCTAATTTAATCGTCAAGTTAGGCAAGTCAGCAATAAGCAAATTCAAACAAATGCACCTGCCAGCGCTTAGTTTGCACTATTTAGACGCTTTTCAACAAACAGCAAGATTTTCAGATTTTGTTGAGGCGCACAATCCGGAACGCTTGGCTTCTTACGCTGAGTGGCTGTTGTTTTTAGGGGACGAGTTAGAAGTTGTGAAGATGCCAAATGAACTGCGAAACGTGATTCGAAAAAAGGTAGCCAAGTGGTGAGATCAAATAATTTATAAAAAATTTAACACTAATTTGTCAGCAGTTTAGCACCTTGTATTATTGTAAATAAACAAGGCATGAGGAGTGAACAACATGACAATTAAAAAGCGGCTTTTTATATCAAATATAATGATGATTATCATTCCAAGTGTCGTTACAATTGTTGTCTTTTCAATCTGCGCCATGATTTTTAGAATGATGTTTCAAGAAACGCCAAACCTGAACCAAGTTGGAATTGATGCACATGAAGTCCGGGACGCATCTATGAATGCCCTCATCGCGTTGCTTGCTTTTTTGGTTTTGGTCGGTTTCGTCACCGTAATGTACTTTACCAATCGCTTTCTGACAAAGTTTGTGTTTAAAAAAATTGAACAACCTCTGGAAATGCTGTCGGATGGCGTTCACCAGGTGAGTGACGGCAATCTGGATTATCGGCTCACTTATCAGCAAAATGACGAATTCAAGCCAGTTTGTGAGGGCTTCAACAATATGGCTGCGCGACTGAAAGATTCCATCGAGGAAGTCCAAAAAAACGAGAGGAATCGGAAAGAACTGCTGTCCAGCATTTCACACGATCTACGTTCACCTTTGACTTCCATTAAAGCATTCGTGGAAGGTTTACTTGACGGTGTGGCTACGACACCTACATCACAGCGGGAGTATTTGGAGATTATCAAACAAAAAACAGATGACATTAACAGTATGGTGTCACAATTGCTTTGGTATTCAAAAATGGATATGGGCAACTACCCGATGTCACCGGAAAAATTGGACATTGGGCGAGAACTTTCTGATTTTGTGACTGCTTCCAAGGAGGAATATAAAGCCAAAGGGCTGATGGTTCATGCAGGCGACATGTTTGCGTTTGCCAACAAATATATCTACGCTGACCCAGCACAACTTCGGAGCGTTTTTGCCAACATCTTAGACAACAGCGCCAAATACAAAAATAAAGATGCTGCTAACACATCCATTCATTGTGCGGCGAAAAACGGTGTAATCCATATCGTGTTTGAAGATGACGGGCCGGGTGTCCCGGAAGATTCACTTCCCAACCTTTTTGATGTATTCTATCGCGGCGATTTTTCAAGGAGTAATCCCCGTCAGGGAAGCGGATTGGGGCTTGCCATTGTTGCCAAAGCGGTAGAAAGGATGAACGGCACGATTTATGCCAAAAATCGCAAGGAAGGCGGCTTGTGTATGGTAATAGAAATCCCGGAGATGAGGAACGCGCGATGAAAAAAATTTTGATTGTTGAAGATGACCCTCAAATCGCCATGATTGAAAGAGATTACCTTGCCGTCAATGATTTTGAAGTCAAAATAGCACAAACAGGAGATGAGGGTATTCAAGAGGCGTTAGCCGAACAATACAACCTGATATTGCTTGACCTCATGTTGCCGGGAACAGACGGCTTTTCGGTATGCCGCACATTGCGGGAAACGCTGGATATTCCTATTATCATAGTGACGGCCAAACAAGAGGATATTGACATGATTAAGGGGCTTGGACTGGGCGCGGACGATTATATCACAAAGCCTTTTTCGCCCAATGTTCTGATTGCTCACGTCAAGGCGAATCTCTCTCAATACGAGCGGCTAAAAAAGACCGGACACAGAAATATGAGTGAAATACGCGCCGGTGATATTTGTATTCAGACAGGTTCCCGACGTGTGTTTGTCCAGGAGAGGGAAATTGAAGTCAAAAATAAGGAGTACGAATTGCTGCTGTTTCTCGTTACAAACATAGATATGGTGTTTAGTAAAGAAACGCTGTATGAGCGGATTTGGGGGTTTAACGCGCTCGGTGACAATGCTACAGTAGCCGTTCATATCAACCGTCTGCGTGAAAAAATAGAGCATGACCCCGCAAATCCAAAGTATATCCAAACTGTTTGGGGAGCGGGCTACCGGTTCAAGGTATAAACAATACGGAAAAACGCAACTTTGGGCAGCGTGAACTGCCAAAAGCTGCGTTTTTTGTTTTCACTCTGCTCATTGTCCAGTTTATAAAAAGTTTATGAACGGTTTAACCTCGTTTTATTAGGATTTTCAGTAGCGGACTTATACTTGAAACATCTTAAAGAAAGGTGGTTATACGTATGGATTATTTACTTCAAACAAAAGAGGTATCCAAGAGCTTCGGTGGCAAAATAGCTGTTGACCACGTGTCTCTCGGTGTAAAAAAAGGTGACATCTACGGCTTCATCGGAGAAAATGGAGCCGGAAAAACAACGCTTATGCGTATGGCCTGCGGCCTGGCAAAGGCTACCAGCGGTGAAATTATATTATTCGGAAGCCATGACCTCGTTTCTCAACGACATAGGATGGGCTGTACAATTGAAAACCCGGCGCTGTATCCGTCCATGACGGCAATGGAAAACATGGAAGCACAGCGTTTGCTGCTCGGCATTAAGGATGAAAAGGTATCGGAAAAGTTGCTGGATACAGTCGGACTTAGCAGGACGGGCAAGAAAAAAGCAAAAAATTTCTCCCTCGGTATGAAACAGCGGCTGATGATTGCTCTGTCGCTTTTAGGTGACCCGGAACTACTCGTACTCGATGAGCCGACAAACGGCCTTGACCCCATGGGTATAAAGGAAGTCCGTGACTTGTTTCTGCATCTGAACGAAGATCGTGATATGACGATACTGATTTCAAGTCACATCCTCGGTGAATTGGAGAAGATCGCCACCCGTTACGGAATTATCAGCAACGGAAAAATGGTAGACGAATTTCAAGCAGATGAATTGAGTACCCGTTGCGGCAAAAACCTGCTGATATATGCAAATGACCCTCGGCAAACAAAAGAGATCATAAGCCATATGTTTGCGGACGCGCTGTGTGAGCAAACGCCTGAAAATGCGATCCGACTGAAAGGCCATCTCGAAGATGCCGGCCATATCAATACACAGCTCGTCAACGCCGGGATTACCGTAAATGCGTTGATACCGGAGGGTGAAAGCTTAGAGGACTATTTTATGAGTCTGATGGGAGGGAAAAAACGTGCTTAACATTTTAAAATCAGATTTTTATAAATTGAAAAAGAGCAGAGCTTTTTGGATTTGCACCGCTCTTTGCGTCATATTCGGTGCTATGATGGTTTTTTACATGCAAAAACAACTGGCAGCCGCCCAACTGTCGGGACATGACCATGACCTTGACCCGTTGGTTCCGCTTATTCCTCATGTCAGTGGTATCTTTATGATGGGGAATCTTATGTCAGTTTTGGGCAACACTCCGCACATTCTCATTATGGGTGTATTCACAGCTATATTCGTATCAAGTGAATTTATCTATGGAACGATGAAGAATACGCTCTCACGCGGAGCGGACCGAATCAAGGTCATTTTTTCTAAATTCATAGTTTGCAGTATCGCTTCTCTTGTCATGCTCGGTGTGTATACGCTGGCAACGCTTATAACAGGAACGATGGTATGGGGATTTGATCCGCAAAAAGCCGCAACCTTCTTGGGAATACTCGCTATGCTACTGACACAAGCACTCCTAGTGCTTTCCTTTACTACAATTTTTGTCTTCACTTCTATGTCTATGCGTTCCAACGGTGGAGCGATCGCAGTCAATGTTATATGTGTTGTATTGGTATCTTTATTGCTCAGCGCAACCAGCTCGCTTTTGGGCCCTACTGTTGATTTAGGAAAGTATTGGCTTATGGGCAATATAACAACACTCGCAACCATCTCACCCGCATCCGGAGATATCACTCATGGAATACTCGTCGCACTTGGGTGGAGTGTTGCCGCCATTCTAGCGGGAATAGGGCTGTTTAAAAAACAGGATGTAAAGTAAACCTGAAAGCCGACGTGACGAAAGGCCTTGTCCATGCATACGAGACAAGGCCTTTCGCAATGGACACAAATATGAAGCAAATGAAGCAAGATATTTGTATCTTTATGTATGCACTGATATGCATACCATTTGAGCTTTTGAAATTTAAAGAGCTCCTTAATCGTTGAAAATTTTCTTGAACATCCCCATCGTCCCTGCTTATGATATAGGTGGTACGGTCTTTTACTATATATAGCCTTGATGAATATTTCAGATACATCTCTGGTACCACTTAATACGGGCGTCAATGGTTGTTCGCAAGGTTTTCCGTGATTCTGCGATGAGACATCAAGTGGGTAAAACATCTACAAACATAAATTACTCACCCGGCTGGCCGAATAGGTAAAATAGTTCACCTAAAAAAGTCTCAACAAGTTAGTTAAGACTTTTTTTATTATGAGTAACTTTATTGAGAGAAAAATAAGACTGAAAATTGGTGATTTTAATGAAAAGTCGAATTATCACACCCGTCGCAATAATAGCCGCTATGCTTCTCTTCTTTTGGGTAACAACGTGATCACATACTTGTTTTGCAGTTCAAAAATCAAGGTGATTGCATAACCTTACAAGTCGCAAAGCTCATGAACTAAGGTTCTTGATTAAATAGAAAGACACCACTCTTTTTGATACAGTGAATTTGACCGAAACACTACCAATCAGAAAAGGTGTCTTTCCCGTGATAGCAAATATCATCACAGTAATCGACCCCCTGGAGGCACCGATATAGCTACCGCCCATTATAAAGATAAAAAATAAAATAACAGCAGCACTCGAATCAAGAACCGCTACTGTAGCAAGGTTACTCGTGTATCCATTCTTTTATTCAAGCATAAATTTCATGAGATTTCATGACAAAAAAATTCTTTACTGCTCTATAATTAATGAAATAGACTATTCCGTAGTTGACAATTATCACGCAATTAGATAAAGACTTAATGGAAGAAAGAAATACGGTGGATTTTTTGGATACAAGCGATCCGTTAGCTCGTCACAGTAAAATTACAGGCAGCATCTATGCGGATTATATGTCAATGTCAATAAGATGATTGGTTCTGCGAGCCCTAATTAAATATTCTGCAAATCAATCACTCTTCTAAAAATCTTCTCTCACCTTCTGCTCGATAAAAAGCAAGCGGTTCAAAGTAATTCAAGTAGCTTTTTTTAAATAAACTATAAAACCTGTGGAAGCGTGTCCAAAATGGAACATGAGGAGTGATGATCTTGAGAAGTCACGAAATTGAATTAAATTTTGCAAAGGGATTACATACGCGTACGGCTGCCGCTGTTGTCAACATGGCAGACAGAATCCAGGATAAGTATCAAGTTCGTCTATTCATTGTTTTTCGTAACAGGCGTGTGCCTGCAACAAATCTGATGCCACTTGTTAACTTAAAGATTAGAGATAAAGATCGATTGACGCTCATGGCGACAGGAATGCATGAAGAACAAGCTCTGAATGAATTCAATCAATTTTTTGAAAGCGGATTCGAAGATTTAAACAACCAGACGATTAATGATATTGATACGATCTTAAACGAAAATATGATCACGACAGAAAAAATTTTCCATAACATTGCGAATGGCATTATCGTCACCGATCAAGCCAATCGCGTGATTCTATTTAACTCGTTTGCTGAACGTTTGTTTCAAATAACAAGCGATCAAGTCATTGGCGAACCGTTCACCACATTGCTCCCCTTACCCGATTTAGCGCTTAAAGATGATGCACCTGAAACGATGATTCGCAAGGTCATTAATAACCAGATTCTTTTAATCACCCGTCGACCGCTTGTCATCGATGGGCAAACGCGTGGAACGATTACCATTCTTCAGAACATATCCCGATTAGAAAAAGTAAAAGGCGAATTGAAAGAGGTTAAAGAATTAAAAGAACGCCTTCAATTAATCTTAAAATATGTTCAAGACGGAATCTGTGTCATGGATAAGAACGGCTTAGTTAATTACGTCAATGACGCCTATTTAAAAATACAAAAACTCAACAAGCCCGATGTTATCGACAAAAATATCAGTGAACTTTCACCGCACGGGATCAGACAGACTGTACTAAAGACCGGTCACGGTGTTAAGAACAAAATTATAAAGAAAAACGACGACGTCATGATTATCTCAAATGTCAGTCCGATTATTGTTGATGGCGAGCAGGTTGGTGCCATATCGATCGTGAAAGATTTTCGTGAAATTCAGCAGCTGACTGAAAAGTTGAATCAGGTCACATCACGCGCCGAGTATCTTGAAGAGGAACTGATCCGATCGCGAAATCCGGAAAAGATCTTCAGCAATTTTATTGGCAAAAGCGGCAAAATTATCGATGCTCTGTCCATTGCTCTCAAGGCCGCCCGTTCGAAAGCCACGATCTTGATTCGCGGCGAAAGCGGCACAGGTAAGGAAATGATCGCAAAGGGCGTTCACTATGCCAGCGCCTATCGTAAAGGACCGTTCATCCGAGTCAATTGCGCCTCGATTCCGGAAAATCTATTTGAGAGCGAATTGTTCGGTCATGAAAAAGGATCGTTTACTGGAGCCGTCTCGCGAAGACTTGGTAAATTTGAACTGGCTCAGCATGGCACGATTTTTCTTGATGAAATTGGTGAATTGAATATTCATATGCAGGCAAAAATCTTGCGCGTTTTACAGGAAAAAGAGATTCAGCGCGTCGGCAGCG
This genomic window contains:
- a CDS encoding sigma 54-interacting transcriptional regulator gives rise to the protein MRSHEIELNFAKGLHTRTAAAVVNMADRIQDKYQVRLFIVFRNRRVPATNLMPLVNLKIRDKDRLTLMATGMHEEQALNEFNQFFESGFEDLNNQTINDIDTILNENMITTEKIFHNIANGIIVTDQANRVILFNSFAERLFQITSDQVIGEPFTTLLPLPDLALKDDAPETMIRKVINNQILLITRRPLVIDGQTRGTITILQNISRLEKVKGELKEVKELKERLQLILKYVQDGICVMDKNGLVNYVNDAYLKIQKLNKPDVIDKNISELSPHGIRQTVLKTGHGVKNKIIKKNDDVMIISNVSPIIVDGEQVGAISIVKDFREIQQLTEKLNQVTSRAEYLEEELIRSRNPEKIFSNFIGKSGKIIDALSIALKAARSKATILIRGESGTGKEMIAKGVHYASAYRKGPFIRVNCASIPENLFESELFGHEKGSFTGAVSRRLGKFELAQHGTIFLDEIGELNIHMQAKILRVLQEKEIQRVGSETVEKLDIRIIAATNRDLEEMVKKGEFREDLYYRLNVIPIFLPPLRERKQDIALLVEHFMNRFQENRDRPILGISNDAMESLLAYAWPGNVREIENLFERLFTLIDNDYIEAEDLPTYIRGKKLSSQHIQHFGLLSSDRILPMEDYEKEIIKKALEKYGSCNAAGKALHLNHKTVAAKARKYNLIN